The Panthera uncia isolate 11264 chromosome C2, Puncia_PCG_1.0, whole genome shotgun sequence genome contains a region encoding:
- the LOC125920909 gene encoding 60S ribosomal protein L32-like, with protein sequence MAALRSLVKPKNVKKSTKKFIWHQSDQYVKIKRNWQKPRAIDNRVCRRFKSQILMLNIGYGSNKKTKHMLPGGFQKFLVHNVKELEVLLMCNKSYCAEDAYNVSSKNCKTIVERAAQLTIRVTNPNARLHSEENE encoded by the coding sequence ATGGCTGCCCTCAGATCTCTGGTGAAGCCCAAGAATGTTAAAAAGAGTACCAAGAAGTTCATCTGGCACCAGTCAGACCAATATGTCAAAATTAAGCGCAACTGGCAGAAACCCAGAGCCATTGACAATAGGGTGTGCAGAAGATTCAAGAGCCAGATCTTGATGCTCAACATTGGTTATGGgagcaacaagaaaacaaagcacatgcTGCCTGGTGGCTTCCAGAAGTTCCTAGTCCACAATGTCAAGGAGCTTGAGGTGCTGCTGATGTGCAACAAATCTTACTGTGCAGAGGATGCTTATAATGTCTCCTCCAAGAACTGTAAAACCATTGTGGAAAGGGCAGCCCAGCTGACCATCAGAGTCACGAATCCCAATGCCAGACTGCACAGCGAAGAAAATGAATAG